From a region of the Bdellovibrio sp. BCCA genome:
- a CDS encoding RCC1 domain-containing protein has protein sequence MKLFIVLLTALLFAGCSGGGGGGSSTPTVPTYSAEYQFPANDMQPGDGERVVEAIGVLKCVDTSSGQEVDLSHCPMPTDNKPTSTQQSPSGFRDVVVDGATSAREYVEAGSAVWILKPEFIVCDFSNGYTAVGVTCKIPGYESVYSAYSSPTKILACDGTELLTRTYQTCRNNITLEQVDDTLCAGQTDPNPTQEYKSPAGLRIFNVAEGTQTVQCIAGQEKAAGTVVDVTCTLPDQHKSGLSCLNDTYSSVFRDPVNSKTAVCSGTETLNRVYDYCRRDHDNVVVDGSKCPTKTTTDNVTYKSPYGTRPLNITNSDGTAYEECQEGQTTFAAVPSSVVCLPGNHVNGLSCDSDIIACTGLESDAIKALTGDRTWNSGTSTYETCVARTCQDGHYLTGSTCSEVGVGYYSDTLITRTQRLQCPTNSSTSSTTSSLIGDCLAVSGYYKVTDTQFDPVGLGHYSGNLDNNRNACLSGTYSDITDASSCKSCDNKPANSDTVTYDPMEYGVSTNSCSYASITCTSGYKDHNYSCHPVSYVGQYSDFFNPDITTISCSGTEDNPRTVDSCEMHYSTQSEPVANSYCESLPERGTTTSSSPEGDVTEPIPNGSATYHCLAGSTTKSEVSRTCDSGYVLNGQNCEMKVEQLTLTMQHTCARLSGGKVKCWGDNTNSQIGDGTTAHSFTSKLTSPDFNFSQFSSGSGYSCGLSEGAVFCIGANNFGKLGDSSTTNRTTYVPNTEQTETMKIVAGWSHTCAINSGKVKCWGRNSNGQLGDGTTVDKTHPMASTYVTGITNATMISLGQNHTCALDGTTIKCWGWNTYGQLGNGTTTTSSTPVVAMTNAKFVALGASHSCGIDNSNVAKCWGLNTMGQLGDTTTTNRSSPTTVNTALVPPVNSIHAGFQHTCAVQSNNQVKCWGANESGQLGNNTTTGLHTPTPQLVQGGALYTQVVAGGYHSCGLRTDEKTVSCWGLNDKGQLGDGSSTQRLTPATTVQGLIP, from the coding sequence ATGAAACTCTTTATTGTTCTACTAACAGCATTATTGTTCGCCGGATGCTCCGGTGGAGGCGGTGGAGGTAGCTCTACACCAACCGTACCTACATATTCTGCTGAATATCAATTCCCCGCAAACGATATGCAGCCCGGAGATGGCGAAAGAGTTGTTGAGGCAATCGGTGTTCTTAAGTGCGTCGATACTTCAAGCGGTCAAGAAGTTGATCTATCACATTGTCCAATGCCAACCGATAACAAGCCAACTTCGACTCAGCAGTCACCTTCTGGCTTCCGAGATGTTGTCGTTGATGGCGCTACATCAGCTCGCGAATATGTCGAAGCTGGAAGTGCAGTTTGGATCCTTAAGCCGGAGTTCATCGTTTGTGACTTTTCAAATGGGTACACGGCTGTTGGAGTGACGTGTAAAATTCCAGGATATGAATCGGTATATTCAGCGTATTCTTCTCCTACAAAAATACTCGCCTGTGATGGGACAGAACTTTTAACAAGAACTTATCAAACTTGTCGGAACAATATTACCTTGGAACAAGTTGACGATACTCTTTGTGCAGGACAAACAGATCCAAATCCTACTCAGGAGTACAAATCTCCTGCTGGATTGAGAATCTTCAATGTTGCTGAAGGAACTCAGACAGTCCAATGTATTGCAGGTCAAGAAAAAGCGGCTGGTACTGTTGTTGATGTTACCTGCACTCTTCCAGATCAGCATAAGTCTGGCCTTTCATGTTTGAATGACACATACTCTTCTGTCTTCAGAGACCCGGTAAACAGTAAAACGGCAGTTTGTTCAGGAACAGAAACGCTGAATCGAGTTTATGACTATTGTAGAAGAGATCATGACAATGTGGTTGTCGACGGTTCTAAGTGTCCTACGAAAACAACCACTGACAACGTCACTTACAAATCCCCATATGGAACTCGTCCTCTGAATATCACAAATTCAGATGGTACGGCGTATGAAGAATGCCAAGAGGGTCAAACTACTTTTGCGGCTGTACCAAGTTCAGTTGTTTGTTTGCCAGGAAACCACGTTAATGGTCTTTCATGCGATTCTGATATTATCGCTTGTACAGGATTAGAAAGTGATGCAATTAAAGCTCTCACTGGCGATAGAACGTGGAATTCCGGAACTTCGACATACGAGACATGCGTTGCAAGAACTTGCCAAGATGGGCACTACCTAACTGGATCGACATGTTCTGAAGTTGGTGTTGGATATTATTCTGACACTCTAATTACAAGAACTCAGCGCCTTCAATGTCCAACCAACTCTTCGACATCGTCGACGACATCATCCTTGATCGGAGATTGTCTTGCAGTATCCGGCTATTATAAAGTCACTGATACGCAATTTGATCCTGTTGGACTTGGACACTATTCTGGCAATCTAGACAATAATCGAAATGCATGTTTAAGTGGCACATATTCTGATATTACTGACGCCTCATCTTGCAAATCGTGCGATAATAAGCCAGCGAACTCAGATACTGTAACCTATGATCCCATGGAGTATGGAGTTTCCACTAACTCTTGTTCTTATGCTTCGATAACTTGTACCTCGGGATATAAAGATCACAACTATTCATGTCATCCAGTATCATATGTTGGTCAATATAGCGACTTCTTCAATCCAGACATAACAACTATTTCTTGTTCCGGCACTGAAGATAACCCTCGTACTGTAGATTCTTGCGAAATGCACTACTCTACGCAAAGTGAGCCTGTAGCAAATTCGTATTGTGAGAGTTTGCCCGAGCGAGGTACAACAACAAGTTCTTCACCTGAGGGTGATGTAACTGAACCAATACCTAACGGTTCCGCTACATATCACTGCCTTGCTGGATCCACGACAAAATCAGAAGTTTCAAGAACGTGTGATTCAGGGTACGTTCTTAATGGCCAAAATTGTGAAATGAAGGTCGAACAACTCACTTTGACTATGCAACATACTTGCGCAAGGCTTAGTGGAGGCAAGGTTAAATGTTGGGGCGACAATACCAACTCACAAATCGGCGATGGGACAACAGCTCACAGCTTTACTTCGAAACTCACTTCGCCTGATTTTAATTTCAGTCAGTTTTCGTCGGGCTCTGGGTATTCGTGTGGCCTTTCCGAAGGAGCAGTTTTCTGTATCGGAGCAAATAACTTTGGTAAGCTTGGCGATTCATCAACGACCAACAGAACGACTTATGTACCTAATACCGAACAAACTGAAACAATGAAGATCGTGGCTGGTTGGTCACACACATGCGCGATTAATTCAGGTAAAGTAAAGTGCTGGGGAAGAAATAGTAACGGTCAACTTGGAGACGGCACCACGGTAGATAAAACTCACCCAATGGCATCTACTTATGTGACTGGTATCACTAACGCTACAATGATTTCACTTGGTCAAAACCATACCTGCGCTCTTGATGGTACGACAATTAAATGTTGGGGATGGAACACCTACGGTCAGCTGGGAAATGGAACCACAACAACCAGCTCGACGCCAGTTGTCGCAATGACAAACGCGAAATTCGTAGCATTGGGAGCCAGCCATTCATGCGGTATTGATAACTCAAATGTGGCAAAATGTTGGGGATTGAATACTATGGGGCAGCTCGGCGATACTACAACAACCAATCGTAGCTCTCCGACGACGGTCAATACTGCTTTGGTGCCTCCTGTAAATTCCATTCACGCAGGCTTCCAACATACATGTGCAGTTCAGTCCAACAATCAAGTAAAGTGCTGGGGAGCAAATGAGTCTGGACAGTTGGGTAATAACACAACTACTGGGCTTCACACGCCTACACCACAATTGGTTCAAGGTGGAGCATTGTATACCCAAGTCGTGGCAGGAGGATATCACTCTTGCGGCCTTCGAACGGACGAAAAAACCGTATCCTGTTGGGGCCTCAATGATAAAGGTCAGCTGGGTGATGGATCATCAACTCAAAGACTGACCCCGGCGACAACGGTTCAAGGTCTCATCCCTTAA
- a CDS encoding RCC1 domain-containing protein, with translation MLKLSHWFVSIVTCLFFSGCGGGGGGGSGEAKSPAPEIILASIVATENNLPSCSSSTENYIFFVKDVIQLKQCRTGTYHDIDLSNKGVTLLPDGANDGQTVVWSASEQKWIDAPLLPGTTSSECSMTVKEGYMVIGLIEGNTITVSKIGEISNGRQITVSDATCMSGTVVLTNPIVSVFSCETDFYNDGTNACIAVGNGFYRPAGTSNPSQRFACSVNTIGASSANFTSSGNGADNCSYDSVTCGSGYANSNSLTCVASCDGTFYSDDSSVGYTVSSLLDGQSTDITVDQASNGVSGDLNNFQNGYIREASAHITCNGGAPEITSENVSVDMCDWGYYQNGMVCDQNPIGMYNPDPYGNPSLIASCEVNNPKIDQVLFTSPGGAGDQYSCSYDIVSCKSGYIANGGSCINEYTDVALVPGGTFFLKPNGKVDYAGYNQFDGTNGATQPSIVSVATPFVDIGTVTGMLGTNSGTVCFKVLDSGVVKIKCMGYNGSGEVGVGTVGDIYSSHPENNKQTISNNNFVAGLNAVKDLAVSGKTFCAIADNAGTDVVKCWGAGENYLTGQGNTTNIGTPAIVAGTNGATAIFGGGSSFCAKMNDLSVKCWGKMRNDSSTETTYQNPTSIPMFDGADKVYVGAGSTCVSKTVSSDTQYYCVGTNDSGDLGLDWDHSGWFALSLIPELTNAAALFKGGYNRNFAILQGSGEVVAYGYNNQNGLGIPSGADSYLFMNARVQNLSNARKVVIAPSGNIACSVYSPNNDTHTSVKCWGGGNNSGQMATGSTFGYGLNSATQVQ, from the coding sequence ATGCTTAAACTTTCACACTGGTTCGTTTCGATTGTGACGTGCCTATTTTTTTCAGGCTGCGGAGGCGGAGGGGGCGGGGGTTCAGGCGAAGCAAAATCCCCAGCTCCGGAAATTATTCTGGCATCAATTGTTGCTACAGAAAACAATCTCCCCTCATGCAGTAGTTCCACTGAGAACTACATTTTCTTCGTAAAAGACGTTATTCAACTCAAACAGTGCCGCACTGGCACTTACCACGATATTGATCTAAGCAACAAAGGTGTAACCCTTCTCCCGGATGGTGCAAATGACGGCCAAACTGTCGTTTGGAGCGCCTCAGAACAAAAATGGATTGATGCTCCACTACTTCCAGGTACAACAAGTTCTGAATGTTCTATGACCGTTAAGGAAGGTTATATGGTGATCGGACTAATTGAGGGAAACACTATCACCGTATCCAAAATCGGTGAAATCTCAAATGGTAGACAAATTACTGTATCTGACGCTACCTGTATGAGCGGCACCGTAGTTTTGACAAATCCAATTGTTTCAGTGTTTTCATGCGAGACAGACTTCTACAATGATGGAACAAATGCATGTATCGCAGTTGGTAACGGATTCTATCGCCCAGCTGGAACGAGCAATCCATCGCAACGATTTGCTTGCTCTGTTAATACTATTGGAGCATCTTCCGCGAACTTCACAAGTTCCGGTAATGGCGCTGATAATTGTTCATACGATTCAGTGACGTGCGGATCCGGTTATGCCAACTCCAATTCTTTAACATGTGTGGCATCTTGCGATGGCACTTTTTACAGCGACGACTCAAGTGTAGGATATACGGTTAGTTCACTATTAGACGGACAATCAACTGATATCACTGTTGACCAAGCATCAAACGGAGTTAGTGGAGACCTTAACAACTTTCAGAACGGATACATAAGAGAAGCTTCGGCTCATATCACTTGTAATGGTGGAGCTCCAGAAATCACCAGCGAGAATGTTTCAGTAGATATGTGTGACTGGGGTTACTATCAAAATGGCATGGTTTGCGATCAAAATCCAATAGGGATGTACAATCCGGATCCATATGGCAATCCTTCTTTAATCGCTTCGTGTGAAGTGAACAATCCGAAGATAGATCAAGTTTTATTCACTTCTCCAGGCGGAGCAGGGGATCAATACTCATGCTCGTATGATATCGTCTCTTGTAAATCTGGATATATCGCAAATGGCGGAAGCTGCATCAATGAATACACTGACGTAGCACTTGTACCTGGTGGTACATTCTTCCTTAAACCAAATGGAAAGGTGGATTATGCTGGATACAACCAATTTGACGGCACAAACGGCGCCACACAACCGTCAATCGTTTCAGTTGCAACTCCATTTGTGGATATCGGCACTGTAACCGGAATGCTCGGAACGAACAGCGGAACAGTTTGCTTTAAGGTACTCGATTCAGGTGTCGTTAAGATTAAGTGTATGGGTTACAACGGCAGTGGTGAAGTAGGAGTTGGTACTGTAGGTGACATTTATAGTTCTCATCCAGAAAACAATAAACAAACCATTTCCAACAACAACTTTGTTGCTGGATTAAATGCAGTGAAAGATCTTGCTGTATCTGGAAAAACTTTCTGTGCAATTGCTGATAATGCCGGAACTGACGTTGTTAAATGTTGGGGAGCTGGCGAAAATTATCTCACTGGCCAAGGGAATACAACAAACATTGGTACGCCTGCTATTGTTGCTGGCACAAACGGCGCCACTGCGATCTTCGGTGGAGGATCATCGTTCTGCGCGAAGATGAATGATTTAAGCGTTAAGTGTTGGGGTAAAATGCGAAACGATAGCTCTACGGAAACCACATATCAAAATCCAACGTCTATTCCAATGTTTGATGGGGCTGATAAGGTGTACGTTGGCGCGGGTTCAACTTGCGTGTCTAAAACTGTTTCGAGCGATACACAGTATTACTGTGTCGGCACGAACGACTCTGGAGACTTAGGTCTCGACTGGGATCACTCGGGATGGTTTGCTCTTTCATTGATTCCTGAGCTTACCAATGCCGCAGCTTTGTTTAAAGGCGGCTACAATAGAAACTTCGCGATTCTTCAAGGAAGTGGTGAGGTTGTTGCTTACGGTTACAACAATCAGAACGGATTAGGAATTCCAAGCGGAGCCGACTCGTATCTTTTCATGAATGCTCGTGTTCAAAATTTGTCAAATGCGCGAAAGGTTGTTATTGCTCCAAGTGGCAATATTGCCTGCTCAGTTTATAGTCCAAATAATGACACCCATACTTCTGTAAAATGCTGGGGTGGTGGTAATAATAGCGGACAGATGGCGACAGGATCTACGTTCGGATACGGTCTTAATTCGGCCACACAAGTTCAATAA
- a CDS encoding helix-turn-helix domain-containing protein has translation MAKKNKNVIGEFLKQKRIAAGLSQADVAEKMGYSTPQFISNWERGVSHPPINALKKLAEIYTIPYRSLKSDFREAAIKDFVNSLDRKLDSAFS, from the coding sequence ATGGCAAAGAAAAACAAGAACGTAATCGGTGAATTTCTAAAGCAAAAACGCATAGCCGCAGGTCTATCCCAAGCTGATGTTGCTGAAAAAATGGGATACTCGACGCCGCAGTTCATTTCAAATTGGGAAAGGGGAGTTTCTCACCCTCCAATTAATGCTCTTAAAAAGCTAGCTGAAATCTACACAATTCCATACCGTTCATTAAAAAGTGACTTCAGAGAGGCAGCGATCAAAGACTTCGTCAATTCACTTGATCGTAAGCTCGATAGCGCATTTTCATAG
- a CDS encoding ATP-dependent DNA ligase — MINVPAKPLLTAKSPPSGSEWIHELKYDGYRMRAYKVGKCVYLISREGLDWSKKFPAIVKELSSIKESFFVDGEIVVFDREGKPDFESLQANARSGKADAHFMVFDLLKLRRRSFLSTPLLQRKNHLKQFLSECNLKRVKYVEHFDGDDGEALLKLASKYNLEGIVSKKVDSFYDSVRNNKWLKIKLRSRAKAFISGVKVDSDGKIEHAIVALDGRVIARAEFGLSSEVRKKLYRRIPRNNSSQKNGEVILFRELVTAEISFLEITKSGMLREAAVISVEG; from the coding sequence ATGATAAATGTTCCCGCAAAACCACTTTTAACAGCAAAAAGCCCGCCCAGCGGCTCGGAATGGATCCATGAGCTAAAGTATGATGGATATCGAATGCGTGCGTACAAGGTTGGCAAATGTGTTTATTTGATCAGTCGAGAAGGTCTTGATTGGTCAAAAAAATTTCCCGCAATAGTAAAAGAACTATCGTCAATTAAGGAAAGCTTCTTCGTTGATGGAGAAATAGTTGTTTTTGACCGTGAAGGAAAGCCAGATTTTGAATCTCTTCAAGCGAATGCAAGGTCTGGAAAAGCTGATGCACACTTTATGGTCTTTGATTTACTCAAGTTGAGAAGGAGGTCGTTTCTATCCACTCCCCTTCTACAGAGAAAAAATCACCTGAAACAGTTTCTTTCCGAATGTAATCTAAAAAGAGTTAAGTACGTCGAACATTTTGACGGAGACGATGGGGAGGCTTTATTGAAACTTGCATCTAAGTATAATTTAGAAGGCATTGTTTCCAAGAAAGTCGATTCATTTTATGACTCAGTAAGAAACAACAAATGGCTGAAGATCAAATTACGATCCAGGGCGAAGGCTTTCATATCAGGAGTTAAAGTCGACTCAGACGGAAAAATTGAACACGCCATTGTCGCTCTTGATGGAAGAGTCATTGCAAGAGCTGAATTTGGATTGTCTTCTGAAGTAAGAAAGAAGCTTTATAGAAGAATTCCACGAAATAATTCATCTCAAAAGAATGGCGAAGTGATACTCTTCAGGGAACTTGTTACGGCTGAAATATCATTTCTTGAAATAACTAAGAGCGGAATGCTTCGCGAAGCCGCAGTTATATCAGTCGAAGGCTAA
- a CDS encoding SOS response-associated peptidase family protein, with product MCSEYEITVTKKILEENLSHPIVSGNDLWNLRVKMSMKAPVIVAKGDSLQVVEKTFPVMPFPNARLSGAQFLPNGEAVVRRISDLPTWRDGFQSNPCVVPMTAFFEPAYWGKEKGNIVRFSDDEIMFVAGILLSPKRPPGPNLSAFALITDLATEFMLGYHHRQVKVLGRESVLPYLKAQDARQRFEILSGSPNPSEFIVGRERSMAKGWERRVAEQEAKLQQEIAFRKMMI from the coding sequence ATGTGCAGTGAATACGAAATTACAGTCACGAAAAAGATTTTGGAGGAGAATCTGTCGCACCCTATCGTTTCAGGAAATGACTTATGGAATCTACGGGTAAAAATGAGCATGAAGGCTCCCGTCATTGTCGCAAAGGGAGATAGTCTTCAGGTCGTCGAAAAGACTTTTCCTGTTATGCCATTCCCAAACGCGAGATTGTCTGGCGCTCAATTCCTGCCTAATGGCGAGGCTGTAGTAAGGAGAATTTCAGATTTGCCGACGTGGAGGGATGGATTTCAATCAAATCCCTGTGTCGTACCAATGACCGCCTTTTTTGAGCCAGCCTATTGGGGAAAAGAAAAGGGGAACATAGTAAGATTTTCGGACGATGAAATAATGTTCGTAGCCGGAATTCTTCTTTCGCCGAAAAGGCCACCCGGTCCGAATTTAAGTGCGTTTGCCTTGATTACTGATTTAGCGACCGAGTTCATGCTTGGCTATCATCATCGCCAAGTAAAGGTACTTGGGCGCGAGTCTGTTTTGCCGTATTTAAAGGCCCAGGATGCCCGCCAGCGGTTCGAAATTCTCTCTGGTAGTCCAAACCCTTCTGAATTTATCGTTGGGCGTGAGAGGTCAATGGCGAAAGGGTGGGAGCGTCGCGTTGCCGAGCAGGAAGCAAAACTTCAACAAGAGATTGCTTTCAGAAAAATGATGATTTAG
- a CDS encoding DUF6036 family nucleotidyltransferase — translation MRQELNRNLGMKALSLLDEKLAAAGMSQIKVIIGGGGSMMICHGYDGQTRDIDAIPLGIDFETVKPFIAEVAKELNIDEDWFNPHFQSFTLYLDEDAKDRYEKVFTGKVIAAYSLGAEDILIMKFMAGRPKDMSHINFLLRRKQISLESIEKRLIELEAIFPKEATRALELFYDKTEE, via the coding sequence ATGAGACAAGAATTAAACAGAAATTTAGGAATGAAGGCTCTTTCTCTTTTGGATGAAAAGCTCGCCGCTGCGGGCATGAGTCAAATCAAGGTCATTATTGGTGGGGGCGGCTCTATGATGATTTGCCACGGTTATGACGGCCAAACCCGCGATATCGACGCAATTCCACTTGGAATAGATTTCGAAACCGTGAAGCCATTCATCGCAGAAGTAGCAAAGGAATTGAATATTGACGAAGATTGGTTCAATCCACACTTTCAATCATTCACTCTGTACCTGGATGAAGATGCAAAAGATCGTTATGAAAAAGTTTTTACTGGCAAAGTAATAGCAGCGTACTCACTCGGCGCAGAAGACATATTGATCATGAAATTCATGGCCGGACGACCAAAAGACATGAGTCACATCAACTTCCTTCTTAGAAGGAAGCAAATCTCTCTTGAAAGCATAGAGAAAAGATTAATAGAACTCGAAGCAATCTTCCCAAAGGAAGCGACAAGAGCGTTGGAACTTTTTTACGACAAAACTGAGGAGTAA
- a CDS encoding Bax inhibitor-1/YccA family protein produces the protein MSENFALKRVERTSIGNDKVSFAGVKVKTLILLAIMVCAMLLFPYMALGNIALIGIALTGFVIGLVVIFKQSTAPYLSPVYAALQGLVISFISSMAEQQYQGIAVSAAVVTIILFTVVLTLYKKRILKTNENTVLYICGALLSILVLRLVDLAMGGALIPASGFFGIGIQAVVVGVATYSFILDFKEVEKAVEEGLEKRHEWYLAFGLLVGIIWLYLEVLRLLRTIKEKV, from the coding sequence ATGTCTGAGAATTTTGCGCTAAAAAGAGTTGAACGAACATCAATTGGAAACGATAAAGTGTCCTTTGCTGGAGTCAAAGTTAAGACTCTAATTTTGTTGGCAATAATGGTGTGTGCTATGTTGCTTTTTCCGTACATGGCACTTGGAAATATCGCTTTGATCGGTATCGCTCTTACCGGGTTTGTAATTGGGCTTGTTGTAATCTTTAAGCAGAGCACGGCCCCATATCTCTCACCAGTTTATGCAGCCCTTCAAGGATTAGTAATCTCATTCATCTCTTCAATGGCTGAACAACAGTATCAAGGAATTGCCGTATCGGCAGCTGTGGTGACTATCATTTTGTTCACAGTGGTTTTGACTCTCTATAAAAAGCGCATTCTTAAAACGAATGAGAATACAGTACTTTATATCTGCGGCGCTCTGCTAAGCATTCTCGTCCTTCGGCTTGTTGATCTTGCTATGGGAGGAGCTTTAATTCCCGCGAGTGGTTTTTTTGGCATCGGAATTCAAGCCGTAGTCGTTGGCGTTGCAACTTACTCTTTTATTCTCGACTTCAAAGAAGTTGAGAAGGCTGTCGAAGAAGGTCTTGAAAAGCGACATGAATGGTATCTCGCATTTGGTCTTCTTGTTGGTATTATCTGGCTGTATCTCGAAGTTTTGCGACTTCTTCGCACGATTAAAGAAAAAGTGTAA
- a CDS encoding 3'-5' exonuclease, protein MIKLGSAKAIPWKNLSPDGESVILRRLQDPLFEPPAYYNKEWLDSNAESVAEALILDCETTGTDAFYCEIIELAAKRVLYNKKTGEFLAITGSYQAFQEPKSGHISEEITELTGITIDQVKGKSIDWGAFETLLSPCGVVIAHNAPFDRSFVDVKSTMSREKVWACSIDCIKWKAQGMPSAKLELLSVYHGVFSNAHRAMADVDVLVHILAKSRKGDHSEFETNFHELLERARMPKVRVIAKNSPFDMKNLLKVKGYLWNAEYKYWFKNLPEAELEAEKAFLKDRIYNGADLSVVQRIPRVDVYKTNMSLAG, encoded by the coding sequence ATGATTAAGCTCGGATCGGCCAAAGCAATTCCTTGGAAGAATCTGTCTCCGGACGGGGAATCTGTAATCCTTCGTCGTCTGCAAGATCCATTATTTGAACCCCCAGCCTACTACAATAAAGAGTGGTTGGATTCAAATGCAGAATCTGTTGCTGAAGCTCTTATTCTCGACTGTGAAACGACCGGAACTGATGCTTTCTATTGCGAGATTATTGAATTGGCAGCAAAAAGAGTTCTTTATAACAAAAAGACTGGTGAATTTCTTGCAATCACTGGTTCATATCAAGCGTTCCAGGAACCAAAGAGTGGTCATATCTCTGAAGAGATTACGGAGTTGACCGGGATTACCATTGACCAAGTTAAAGGTAAGTCTATCGACTGGGGGGCGTTTGAGACGCTTTTGTCTCCTTGTGGAGTAGTAATTGCTCACAATGCGCCATTTGACCGATCATTTGTCGATGTGAAGTCTACGATGTCGAGAGAGAAAGTTTGGGCCTGCTCTATTGATTGTATCAAATGGAAAGCTCAGGGTATGCCAAGTGCAAAGCTTGAGTTATTGTCCGTTTACCACGGCGTATTCTCGAACGCTCACCGCGCAATGGCGGATGTGGATGTTCTGGTTCATATTTTAGCAAAATCTCGTAAAGGTGATCATTCAGAGTTCGAGACAAACTTCCACGAGCTCCTTGAGCGTGCACGAATGCCTAAAGTCCGTGTTATCGCAAAAAACTCCCCGTTTGATATGAAGAACCTTCTAAAGGTGAAGGGATACCTGTGGAATGCGGAGTACAAGTATTGGTTCAAAAATCTTCCGGAGGCCGAGCTCGAAGCAGAGAAGGCTTTCTTGAAAGATCGAATTTACAACGGTGCTGATTTGTCCGTTGTTCAAAGAATTCCAAGAGTTGATGTTTACAAAACCAACATGTCACTTGCTGGTTAA